In Orcinus orca chromosome 15, mOrcOrc1.1, whole genome shotgun sequence, the DNA window TCACCCAGCAGGTGGCACACCCTGTGCCTTCATGTCCTGTCTTCGCTGCCTGGAGCCCCACAGACCTCGGGGCTTCTCATCAGGCCTCAGGTGTAGCCTCCTCCGAGAAGCTCTCCATGAAGCCCCTGGTGGGGGTTGGCATGCCGAGCCTCCCCAGCCCATGCTGCCACCTCCCAGCTTTGTCCCTCCCCGGACTGGCACCTCAGCTGGAGCAGGGACTAATTAGAGGCTTTTCTGTGTCCTGCGGCTGCGCAGGGCTACTGGACAGGGGTCATTGGGAGCGTCCTCCATGCCAGGCCAGGCTAAGCTGGTACCATCACCCCCCAACAACCCTGCCAAGGGGGTACGGTTgtggtccccattttacagaagtgcaaacaggctgggggaggagaagggactgGCCCAAGTTCACTGTCGAGCGTGTGCGGGTGACTATGCTCACTGCCACCGCCTGCCCCCCACTCACCAATGCCCACCACGCAGACGTCAGCCCGCAAGACCTTGCTGCTCTTCAGCACGACCTCCTTCAGCTGCAGAAAGCAGGAGTGAGCAGCTCCCGGGCACAGGGAAAGGGAcagaaagcggcggggggtggaGAAGGGCCCACCTTTCCCTCCTGGGCCCGCAGCTCCGACACCTCCGTCTGCATGTAGAACTTGACCCGGTTGCTCTCAAACATCTGCCATGTAGATTGATGGGTAGGCAGGGGTGAGAGCCAGGCGGGGGCAGGGCAGGTGCCCGGGGCGGTGGGTTCTGAGTGGGGTCTCACCTTCATGAGGGCACGACCAACGCGCTCCCCCAGAAACCTCCTGAAGGGCGTCTCCTCCAGCTCCACCACGGACACTGAGTGGGCCTTCTCAGTCAGGTAGGCGGCCACCTCCATCCCTGGGGCCAGGCGGGGAGGGCTCGCACCCTGCACTTCCCAGGGCCATTgctgccccaggcccagcccgCACCCCCAGCTGCTCACCCAGGAAGCCGGCTCCCACGACCACAGCGTTGCGGCCCCGGGCCAACCTCACCACGCGGTTGGCGTCCTCGGGCGTCCGGATGGTGAACACATTCTCCACGTCTTTGCCTTTGCAGCTCAGGGTCTTAGGGCTGAGACACGGCAAGAGTCGGGGCGGGGCTCCCGGCACCCCGAGCCCTCCGCATACCGGCAGGGGCGTGGGGACCCCTCCCACCTGCTCCCGGGTGCCAGCAGCAGCTTGCTGTACTCCAGCTTGAAGCCATCCTTGAACACGGCCTTCTTGTTCCTCACGTCCACCGTGACCACCTGTGACCCCGCCGGGCAGAGCGAGGCCTCTGGGTCCCGCCCCACGCCCAGCGCCCACGAGGCCCTCTGCGAGGCTCTGCCACCTGGATGaaccttcctccctttcctggcAACCTCTCCTGACCCTTTAAGTTTCAGGCACCACCTCCCCCTCAAAGCCCTCCTAATGCTCCCAAGTCCCAGCCCTGAGCAGACGGTCCGTGGCCCCACACACTGGGGCCCATGACCCCCTAGGCCTGGTGCCTGGGCAGCAGGGCCAGGAAGGCAGAGCACACCCATACTTCCTGGGGCCTCACGCCCTTCGCGGTGCCCATGAAGCCTTCCCCAGGCCTGTTCCCCAGCATTGTCCATACCTGGGCCTCAGTGAGCACCTCGATGCCTTGGGCTCGGAAGAACTCCTTGGGCCTCAGGGCCAGCTGCTCCAGCTGTGCATCCAGAGACTGCAGGAAACGCCGGCTTGAGACAGGACCCTGCACCCCCAGGCTCCCACCCCTCTGCAGGCCTGGCCCCACCTGGCCAGTGACCAGGTGGCCACTGACCCATTTTATAACCGAGGACCAGGGCCTCGGGGTCTTGGGGGCTGGCAGCCTAGGTCACACAGGAGCTACAGGACAGAGCTCGACAAACCAGATCTTTCAGGGGCACTGCAGATGGGCCTGGCATGAACAGAGAGGGCAGCTGGCCAGACCCCCAAGGGGCGGCAAGCAAGGGTCCCAGTGGACCTAACTGTGCCCAGTGGGACATGGCTCTGGCCCTGCCTGGCCCCGCTCACGCTCACCCACCTTGCTAAGCTTGGGCCGGTCGTAGGGAAGGTGCCGGTCCAGAGTGCACAGGACGATCCTGTCTGAGAAGCCCTCCTGCCGCAGCGTCTCTGCACACACCAGGCCAGCTGCGCCTGAGCGGAGGGGACAGTGGGTCAGGagcctcctctcccccaccccaccctgcccctcacAACCCACCACCAACCTGCGCCCACGATGAGCACGTTGGTGCTGCTGCTGTGGCCAGCGCTTGGAGAGATGCACGTGGCCATCACCTTGGTCCTTCGCTGTAGCTGCAGGGCCTGGGGGTGGCCAGCGAGTTGGGGGCAGCTGGAAGCTGGGGTCATTGCCGGGCTCCCTGTGCCCATCCCAGCAGGCCAGGTCCTGCTGCTCCAGTGCCACCTCATCCCCACCACACAGCCCTTCACTCTGCTCCCCAGCCACACCCGGTAGGCTCCCTCCCACCACAGGGCCCATGAACATGCTGTTTTCTGGGCCCAGAGGCCCTTCTCACCTCTCTCTTTTGCCTGAGCCCCAAGCTCCCCCCTCACCTGCTTGCTGGCCCGGACGTACACCTTCTCCTTCTCAATCTTCACCTGCAAGGGCTGTGTTGCTCAGGGCTGGGCTTTGGGGTGCTCCAGCCCCTGCACCCCCAGGCTCCCACCCCATTGCATGCCTGGCCCCACCTGGAACTTGTGCAGACTGTCCaggccagggaagtcctccaggtCTCCGGTGCTGATGTTGAAGCAGGCGCCATGCCAGGGGCAGCGCACCCGTCCACGGGACAGCACTCCTGGGAGGGGGCAGTGCTGGGCTGGGCCACCAGCAAGAGCTCCTCTCCAAGGACCCCTGTATCCAGCACCACTGGCCCTTCCCCACAGCCCAGGACACCCCACTAATAGACGGGGGCCTGGGGCCTAGTGGAGCGGGGGCTGAGCCTCCCTTGTGATGGGGGAGCCGCCAAGCCCCTGTCGGGGAGGTCCCGCCCTGCCCCCGTGGGCACCAACAGCTCACCTTTCACCAGGGGCGCACCATAGTGCGGACATTTGTGGCCCAGGGCATGGAACTCCCCGTTGTCTTTCACCAGCAACACcttcccccagcccagctccacTTCCCGcatcctgggaggggagggcctGCCCTCAGAGGTCAGAGGTCGGAGAGCAGCCCCAGACCAGCAGGAGCCACAGAGGTGGTGGCCCCGATGGAGCCAGTCATGGGTCCCTTCCAGGCCTCCCAGCTGTCTTCCCACCTcagcctcccaccccctcccaggcccAGCACCCACTGGCCGTTCTCCAGGTCTTTGATGTGGCAGACAGCAGCCTCCAGGCAGTCCTGGGCAccagggtaggggtggggggcgggcaggcGTTCCTCTGCATGGAAATGGCGGGCTGTGCCGTTGCCCTGGTAGGCCCGGGGGCTGCCCTTCCCGCCAGCAGACAGCTCCTCCTTGCCCCGGTCCTTCTCGGGCAGCACCACCTCGATCTTGAGCTCCActgtgggtgggcaggggggatGGCGGTGAGCCCCCAGCCCGGGCCACCCCATGAGTTCTGAGTGCGGGTTCTCCCCGGGCCTCCAGAAAGCCATCTGCACCACCAGCAAAAGGCAGAGCCAgggtgcgggggggtggggggtgaggggggccCTGGGCGAGCTTAAATTGATTTCTGCGTGTTCTCTTTTCCCCTAACAGAATTAGTGAGGGGGCACAACAAAGCTTACTCAACCCTGAAGCGACCCTTTCTCCAGGAATCCATGTGGAGGTGAGAACTCAGTGCTGGAGCCTTGCTGACCTTGAGGGAGTGGCCCCCATAGAGGACTGCGTCATCCCTGAGGACTCAGGGGCACGTTTGGGGCCTGAGAAACAGTGTGTCCAAAGCTGGACGCAGCCCAGTGCATGGCCTGTGAATCTGGGTAACGGGGGAATCGAGGGTTCCAGAgatttgaaattttttcaaaattaaaaaaaaaaagtgtatgcaCCATAATTGCAACTTTAGATAGCTGCTCTCGCCAGTTTGAGAATCCTTCATTATTTGCCAGGCGCTGGGTGCAGGGGCCTTGGGGGTGAACCCCAACTGGGTGGTGCCTGCAGAGGGCACAGCGCCACCCTCACCAGTGGGGCCTCCTCTGGGGGGAGTTAGTGAgattatcattttcttctttatacttctcCGCATTTTCCAAATTCCCTACCATGTGCCTGGGGTATTTTTCTAATTAGAAGGGAACAATAAACAGAATTTTTAGCAGTGATAATCCGGCCTCCTGGGCTGCTGCTGCAAGGAGCGTGGAAGCTGAGCTGGGGGCACAGCGTGGGCCAGGGCCGAGGCCTGGGCAGGAGGCCCCCTCCCAACTCCCGAGGCCCCTGAgcctccaggcccctcccccacAGACCTGACCCTCCAGAAACAAAGAACCCAGCTCACAGCTCCGGGCCTTAGCCCCTGCAGTTCCCTTGGCCTGGGCTGCTGTCCTGCCCTTCCCGGCTTGGGCTGGGCTCTCACGCCTGCCCATGCTCTCCCCCAGCCTGGTCTGGCCCCTCATCCTTCCTGTCctagcccccctccccccaccgccgCCTCCCCTAAGGCTCAGGCACACAAGAGACAGGGCTGAAGGTGGCTCCCTGATTCCAGCTGGGCAGGAAGGGCCCAGGAACACATCACACTGAGGCTGTTGTGTCAGGTGGGGGGTTATGGGtggggtgggttttttccttcattttccacGCTTTATGTAATGGTGTTAGAATGTTTTCAGAAGAATTAGAGAGACAGCTCACAGGAGCAGCCTGGCAGGGGCCCAGAGGACAGCCAAGCCAGGCTGTTTTCATCCTCTACCTCCTTCCAGAAGGCCCTGAGGTGCTCGCTGGTGTAGTCTAACGGGGGAAGACGTCAGGTCAGGAGCCTCAGGAGCTGTGGTGGATCCCTTAGACCCTTTCGGCAGACGCCTTCATTATAAAATGGAGAGAACAGTACCTACCTCTTCTGGGACAGTGGAtactgaaggaaataataaatgtaactcagagtagatgctcaataggTGAAGTTGGGTAGCTGTGTTTTATTGGTTAGCTCCGAGCCTCCTGGCTGCCGTGACAAAGAGGGAAAGCCTTTAGGTAGCACCAGTGGCCTAATAAAAGGCAGGTGACAAGATGCCAAGAGACCTGCACTACCTCCTAGTTCTGAGCTTACAAAGGACTGGCCTGGAACACTTCCTGAGGAACATGGGGCCCCTGAAGCACAGGGCACACAGAGGGGGCTCAGGAAGACTGTTCTAACATGCTCTGAGCCACAGGAGCCAGTGAGGTGGAAAGTGAGGAATTTGCAGAAGCCTCTTCTGCTCGCTCTGGTCTCCCTGTGGCCCCTCCTGACCCTCACTGAACTGTCATGGCCAGAACGCTCTCACTCCCACACCCTGATATTCCCCaagcctcaccccagacctgccACCATGGGCACCGGGGGCCCAAGCTCCTGCCCTCCTGCCACAGCCCACAGGAAGCCCAGCCCCCCAGAGAGGGGCTAACACCCTGTAAGTGCCTCCTACGTGCCAGGCCCATGCCAAGCACACTAGCCTGCACAGGGACACAACTATTAGTCCCATTTCACATATGAGtacacagaggctcagagaggtgaagtcacctgcccaaggccaAATAGCCAGGAACAGGCAGGGCTGGATTTGGGCTCAAGAGCCCAAATTCTTAGCACTGTCCCTGGTGTGGTAGGAGTGACCAGCCCTATACCAGGGGTCCTGGGGCCGGGGGTCCTGGGGCTTGGGGTCTGAGGCAGACCAGCCCTTTGTGGTCCTTTAAAGGAACCTACAGGTGGCATCTTCTGCCAGGGCCTCCTGTCAGCTCTGCAGTCCTACAGGAGCCTGATATGGTGCAGCCAGCATCCTCCTGTCTGCTTCTGATGGGAGAGAGTTGGGGTCAAGACAAGGGACATCATTTGCCCGAGGGCTGGGTGTCCGCAGCATGGGAGTCATGGGGCAGGCGCAGGTGGGTCCCTCTGCCTGGCAGGACATCGCAGGTCTCCTCTTGCCTGCAAGttctccctcagacccaggaaaaggagaaaaggctcATGGGCTCCAAGGTAATGGAGCTGATGGGTATCAGGTAAGGGGAGCTGGGGCAAGCTGGCTGGCGATCCCTGGGTGCACTACAGAGGCCTCTctcagccttggtttcttcatctgggtCAGGCCTGCACACCCCTGCCTTCCGGGTGTtgtgaggagggaagagggaaagtgGGGACTGGAGGGAGAGCCAGCACACAAGGGTCTCCGTGGAGAGCAGACCTAGGCATCCCCCAGCACCCTGCCcgccccccagccctgggctgggactGCTTGGGCCAGCCAGGGTGGGGATTTCCTCTACAAATGGGGAAGTGTGTCCAGAGAGGCCCAGGAGgcggcccaaggtcacatggagTCAGAAGAGGTGAAAAGGGCTAGGACATGTCCACTCCACCTCATAGCAATTTTGAGAGGTCAGGCTTATTTTttagggggaggaggtgaggctcagaggggtatCTTGCATGCCCTTGGTCATGCAGTTGCTGAGGATGTCCCCGGAGCCCCCTTCCCCAGCGCTGAGGGAGATGCTCCTCTCTCCGACCCAGCAGCAGGAggaaccctcccctcccctttccgaGAAAGATTCCACTGTTATTCCCACCACCAGCACCCTAAGCCTCAAATAAAGAGGGCTCCAGCCCCCCCACTCCTGCCCACAGCGTTAACATTCGGCTGCAGCCCAGCCTGACCTACTtcggaggcagggggaggggcaggaggaaggtggcaggaagagggagggagggagcgagcgacagagggagggggaagggagagggtgagAAGAGAGGAGGTACCTGGCTTGGGCTTGGAGAAGCAGCCACCCATGGTGAGTGGCCCGCAgatgggtggggggcaggcacaCAGGCGGCTGGCTGTGGAAGGCCTAGGGTGCCCCCTGAGGGGCTGGACCCCCCGAGGCCCTTAGAGATGCTGGAGCTGCCATCCCAGCTGGAGCTGCCTGCAGGGAGACAGGAGCATCTATGGGGACCAGGGCTTTGATGAGGGCTGTGggtagagacacagagagacacgaGTGGGGGCGCTTCTCAAAGAGGCTGCGTGGGAGCTGGGAACCCTCATGCGTAGGGGAGCCGGGTCCCAGAGGAATGGCACCTGGCACCATGGACGGCACCTCCCTTCCAGGCCCCCAGGCTCAGCACCCTCACTCTCCTCCCCCTTTGCCTGGGCCCCTCTGCCCCAACCTTAGCCACATTTCAGGCCCAGGAAATCCTCCCCGATTTCTGCTGCCCCCTCAAAATCCTGCAGCCTGGAGCCCTGGGACCCTCCATTCTCCAGGGAGGCCACCATGCCTGGGGTCAGACCCAGGTCACCTTGGCAGACCAGAGCCTTCCTGGTACTCGGGGTTTCTCCCTCCTCAATGGGGCAACATTTAGTTCTCCCCCCTGCTCCCACCCTGGTGGGCAGCCCTGGATACCCACCTCTCCAAGGGCAGCCACTGCTTCTTGCTCCCAGCCCAACAGTGGACCGAGGCTGCccggccctggaaggcagggcAAGGGGGCAGGGGTCCAGGAGGCGGCCcagcctccacccctccccccagtgtGAGCTGTGGCCAggaggggatgggggcggggctgggccaGTCCATTGGTCCCCAGGGAAACCCAGCTCCATGTGAACAGAAGTGGGCGGCCAGCCTGGGCCTGGTGGGGTTGGAGGAAAGTGAGGCCAGGCACACAGCTCcggctcccaccccctcccctgctcttCCCCAAAGCCCCTGATGTTGAGGTCATACCCAACagtagatggagaaactgaggggcCAAGGGATTGCCAAGATCAAGCAGCAGGTAGGGGCAACCAGGTGGtgtcccacctccctcccaccttagTTACTTCCAAGACGGACAGGGACCCAGAAGCCCCTGTATCACCCTGCAAGccatggggctgggggaggggtcacCCCATCAACAAAGAGGTCCCTGCAGCCAAGGAGCCCTCAAGGCCACAGCGTGAGCCTTCCTTAACATGCAGCTTACAGACTGGACTTTGGAAGGCCCAGGACAAAGGTGTAGCTGCCTTGTTTACACTGACCTCCCCACAGTCCACCCCACTGTTATCCCTGCGGCTTCCCCCAGAAGTTTTTCCTGGAGTTTAAGTGGATGAGGCCCACTCGGTTTTGCCCAGATCCCAGCAAGGGCCCTGGGTGGGTGCTTAAGAGCAAGGGGGCTGAGAACCAGATGAAAAGGTTGGGGAGGGACTGTCTACTGCCCAGCACCTGGTCTCGCCTGCCCTAGAGGGCCGTCACAGGTGAGGAGGCAGTGGTACCTGAAGGCCACCTGGGTATACCCATGCTCTTTCCCCCACTCATTGCCAAGGCAGGTCCGTAAAACTGGGCCACCACCAGCCCACCTGCCCCCTACCTGGGCACAAGACCCCTCCACAGATCCTGGCTTTCCCTCTggctcagccctgcccacccccttccTGCCTGGCCTCAGGCCTCACCTACTGGGCCACAGATCCCAGAAAAGGTGGGACCTCAACTTGCCACCAGGTGCCTGTCGAGGCTGttccctcccttcccaggtgcccaGGTATTCAGACCTTCCAGGGCCTTGGGCGTGGAAAGAGATTTGCTGGGCACGGAAACTTCTCCaggtctactgtgtgccaggctggcGTGTAGCCCTCCTACCTCCTGCAGGCCCAGACGCCCCAACCCAAGGCAAAGGTCCTCGCCAGGGGCATGGCGAGAGGGCACCCCAAGTTTTGGCAGAGTGCTGTCCCTTGTCCACAAACTGCCTAATGCAAAAAGTTGTAACAGTCCCCGAGTGCTGACCACCTACAGGAGCCTGCATCCTGTCCCCCGGGACCAGCCCTAGGGCCCCTTCTGGTGCAGGCTCCCCACTCCTCCGGGTCCCACGCTTCACCAGGGATCCCGTGGGTCCTTCCCACACCCACCCGAGGGGCTCCTGCTCAGCTCGGCCCCCAGTGGCTTCCAGTTTCCTGGGACAGCATCTGAGCTCCACAGCCGGCCCTCAagttcggggtggggggggctgtgGCCCGCACCTCGTCCCCCACGGGGCTAGAGGCAAACCTCCTGCTTTGCATGTGCAGCCCGTCTCCCTGGGAAGTCCTTCCAGCTGCCTTCCCGCTCCCTCGGGCCGGGTCCCCCCACCGGACCGGCAGCCCAGGAAGGGGATCCGCACACAGCGGGGCCCCGAGGCGGCGAGCGGGCGGCACGTCAGGAGAGCGAGGGCGCTCTGCCtggcctgccccctccccggTGAGGCCCCCAATCCCCGACGAGTCGGCCCGGACCCGCGGGCTCACCTGCGCTCGGCGCGGACCTCCGCTCTGGAGCCGCCAGCGCtgcggcggggcgggcggggcaggCGGGGCGGGGCTGGCGCTGCGGCGACAATGCGGCCGGAGCCCGAGGCCCCAGCACCGCCCGGCGGCCGCGCAGGTAGGAGCGGCCCGGGTCGGGATGCGAGGCTGTGGGAGGCAGCGGGGCCCTCTGGCCCTGGACGCCGGGCGGAATCTGGGTCCCCAGCATCCTCGCGACCCCCGCGGGGCGCCAGGCTGGGCCGCGCGCCGGGTCtcagtgtttttcttcttctttctttcttaagtcTTGGAACCAGGGGTAGGCGGGCAGCGAGCGTGGGGGCAGGTGAATCACCCGCAGAAACCTCCCAAACCGCGCCTGACTGCCTGACACCTTGATTGCTTTGAGGGTTCAGCTCCGTCCTTCCGTCCACTCTCCCCACATCAAAACgttctactttatattttatgacattttctGTTTCCCACATGTCATTATACCGGGAGAACTTCCTGGGTCGCCATAAATCATGGCCCACCCTGGTGGGTGTTGTGTCCCCTCCTCCACGAAGCCCTCCCTGAGCCGCCTCCCCAGACTGGATCTGGCCCTGCTGTTCCAGCTCCCGGCCCCTCCCAGGATTTTACCGTGTTGACTCCCCAGACTCTGCCTTGTGGTCAGGCAGGGCTTGTCCCTCCAGCAGACTGGGACTCATGACTGTGTGGGAAATGAATGAAGGGCACGTTCCCGGGAAGTGGTGTCTCATCTGTCACTAAAAACATGGGGCCATTGGGCCCGACATCAGCCACTAACTGTTGTCTCCTTCAGTGGCTGGTGTCATGCCCTCTTTTTTGCCATCTCCCCCCTTTCTGGGCTTCGCTCCCTTCTGGTTAGGATGCCAGGCTGACCGGCCTCTGAGGCAGTCCCTCTTTATGCCCCAGGCTGCCCAGGGGGGCAAGCACAtctcccctcattttacagatggggaagctcgGGGAGGCTGCGTggcacccaggggaaggagcagggccTGAATGGGTCACACTCATCCACCCCTCAGTCCACCCCTCGGGGTGTCCAACTGGCACAGGAGAGGCCCCGTCACTGGGCAGAAGGTGTTGCTTGGCCTTGTGCCCTTGGCCTCCAGTCAGCCTGCCCCTACTCCACACTCTGCTGACCTTGCAGCCCTGCCCCTTACCCCACAGCCCCCAGCCAGGAAGACACTGTGCCCTGTAAAGAAACATGGCTGTAGCTTTATGTGCATTTATTCCTTTGCTCTTCACAACAGCCTGAGGTGGAAGGTCCTCtgtgtcatctccattttacagatgtggaagctgaagttcagagaggttagggaCTCCCCAAGGCCACGCTGCTGGTGAGTGGCAGAGACGTGGGtcctggctggctggctgtgcTGGGCTTACAAAGCGGAGCTTGGGAGAGGGAGCGGGGAGGCCTGTCAGGCTCGGCTAAGGCTGCCACGTCTCCAGTGCAGATTTCGAGTCCTGATCTGTGACCTTTTTGAGTCAGTGAGCCCCTTCTGCCCCGGATTCCCCAAGAATCTGGGGGTAACTGCAGTGCCTCCAGCTGGAGATCCTCCAGGACACCAGGACAGGTTCAGAGGCAGCACAGGACACAGCAGGCGTGCAGGATGTGGGGTGGGGGCTGCTGAGCATGGGATGCCAGAGATGACATTGAGGGGACAGGTCAGTGTGGGGGGCTGTGAGGAGGCCAACAACCTGGGTAGATGCCCTGCATGGGGCGAGACCATTGTGGCCGCCTCCACCCTGCGGATGGACTCGAGGCTCTGGCTGCCCCATGGTGGGGCAGAAATGACCAGATCCTCATGGAGCAAAAGCTGAAACAGAAGGTAGGTGGGTGGGTGGCCTCACCAAAGCCCCGGGCTCGAAGGTGGTGCATGTGGACACCGGGACCCGGGGAGACTTAGGATGCCTCCAAGTCTTGGGCAGCCTGAGGTCCTGATCTTGCCCCGAGGATGATTCTGGCAACATGGTAGCGTTCATCCCAGTGGCCTTGACAATACGCAGACCCAGCAGACACCCCAAAGGCCAAGGTGTGAGAAGCAGGTGAAGGGGTGATCCCTGGGCCCCCCAGCATGCAAGCCTGTCCCTGTCTTCCTCACACCCACCCCTGTTCCCCACTCCTCTCAGCCTAGGGTCTCCAAGCTCTGACGTGCAGGGCTGTCCTTTTTTAGGCCACAAAGTGAGAGAACGGCAACGTCTAACATTGGGATTGACTCTGGCGCCCCCTGGAGGCCTACCTGAGAGTCCACAGGGCCCACCTGAGCCTTGGGGTTCAGAGGGCAGAGAGTGGACTCTTCCCTGGGGACTTAGGTGGATTTCCAGATGGGGAGACCTCGATTTGATTAACTGGTCCCCAGGAAATGCTGGGGGGTCTGATATAGCACAGCCAGCATCCTAGCTGAGGCTGGCTGTGTTGAGGGGCAAGATAGGCAGGAATGGTGCCCTCAGCTACCCCGAGACTTATTCTTATGGAGGCAGACGCTGGGGgatccccaggctggggagccttgGCTAAGCCCATCCCCACCGCTCCACTCCCGGCCTCACCCCTGACTCCCTGGCTTGCTCTGGTTGCTAcagcccagcctccctgcccACATCCCAGGTGGGTCTACACAGCCTGACTGCCATGTCTCAGCTCTCC includes these proteins:
- the AIFM3 gene encoding apoptosis-inducing factor 3 isoform X1; translated protein: MAFWRPGENPHSELMGWPGLGAHRHPPCPPTVELKIEVVLPEKDRGKEELSAGGKGSPRAYQGNGTARHFHAEERLPAPHPYPGAQDCLEAAVCHIKDLENGQMREVELGWGKVLLVKDNGEFHALGHKCPHYGAPLVKGVLSRGRVRCPWHGACFNISTGDLEDFPGLDSLHKFQVKIEKEKVYVRASKQVRGELGAQAKERGEKGLWAQKTACSWALWWEGAYRVWLGSRVKGCVVGMRWHWSSRTWPAGMGTGSPAMTPASSCPQLAGHPQALQLQRRTKVMATCISPSAGHSSSTNVLIVGAGAAGLVCAETLRQEGFSDRIVLCTLDRHLPYDRPKLSKSLDAQLEQLALRPKEFFRAQGIEVLTEAQVVTVDVRNKKAVFKDGFKLEYSKLLLAPGSSPKTLSCKGKDVENVFTIRTPEDANRVVRLARGRNAVVVGAGFLGMEVAAYLTEKAHSVSVVELEETPFRRFLGERVGRALMKMFESNRVKFYMQTEVSELRAQEGKLKEVVLKSSKVLRADVCVVGIGAVPATGFLRQSGIGLDSRGFIPVNKMMQTNVPGVFAAGDAVTFPLAWRNNRKVNIPHWQMAHAQGTTSPAAAWGRVAAQNMLAQEAEISTVPYLWTAMFSKSLRYAGYGEGFDDVIIQGDLDELKFVAFYTKGDEVISVASMNYDPIVSKVAEVLASGRTIRKREAVCAAQQDWRHVLAHRERILSLHAADLGKHVGASGTEAKPGGQVPTSSSPGAPRAEPEPSQCLPSAAWLTSQEASAASRRCSAPKTSSATDGWQWRQDRPCLFFLYWDWSPVGPCNILDIILKLKLTHLQICVTSTVIGQTLMREKDDETGTTTDHRTLSVTPRKFGL
- the AIFM3 gene encoding apoptosis-inducing factor 3 isoform X17, producing the protein MAFWRPGENPHSELMGWPGLGAHRHPPCPPTVELKIEVVLPEKDRGKEELSAGGKGSPRAYQGNGTARHFHAEERLPAPHPYPGAQDCLEAAVCHIKDLENGQMREVELGWGKVLLVKDNGEFHALGHKCPHYGAPLVKGVLSRGRVRCPWHGACFNISTGDLEDFPGLDSLHKFQVKIEKEKVYVRASKQVRGELGAQAKERGEKGLWAQKTACSWALWWEGAYRVWLGSRVKGCVVGMRWHWSSRTWPAGMGTGSPAMTPASSCPQLAGHPQALQLQRRTKVMATCISPSAGHSSSTNVLIVGAGAAGLVCAETLRQEGFSDRIVLCTLDRHLPYDRPKLSKSLDAQLEQLALRPKEFFRAQGIEVLTEAQVVTVDVRNKKAVFKDGFKLEYSKLLLAPGSSPKTLSCKGKDVENVFTIRTPEDANRVVRLARGRNAVVVGAGFLGMEVAAYLTEKAHSVSVVELEETPFRRFLGERVGRALMKMFESNRVKFYMQTEVSELRAQEGKLKEVVLKSSKVLRADVCVVGIGAVPATGFLRQSGIGLDSRGFIPVNKMMQTNVPGVFAAGDAVTFPLAWRNNRKVNIPHWQMAHAQAAGTAS
- the AIFM3 gene encoding apoptosis-inducing factor 3 isoform X14, with the translated sequence MAFWRPGENPHSELMGWPGLGAHRHPPCPPTVELKIEVVLPEKDRGKEELSAGGKGSPRAYQGNGTARHFHAEERLPAPHPYPGAQDCLEAAVCHIKDLENGQMREVELGWGKVLLVKDNGEFHALGHKCPHYGAPLVKGVLSRGRVRCPWHGACFNISTGDLEDFPGLDSLHKFQVKIEKEKVYVRASKQVRGELGAQAKERGEKGLWAQKTACSWALWWEGAYRVWLGSRVKGCVVGMRWHWSSRTWPAGMGTGSPAMTPASSCPQLAGHPQALQLQRRTKVMATCISPSAGHSSSTNVLIVGAGAAGLVCAETLRQEGFSDRIVLCTLDRHLPYDRPKLSKSLDAQLEQLALRPKEFFRAQGIEVLTEAQVVTVDVRNKKAVFKDGFKLEYSKLLLAPGSSPKTLSCKGKDVENVFTIRTPEDANRVVRLARGRNAVVVGAGFLGMEVAAYLTEKAHSVSVVELEETPFRRFLGERVGRALMKMFESNRVKFYMQTEVSELRAQEGKLKEVVLKSSKVLRADVCVVGIGAVPATGFLRQSGIGLDSRGFIPVNKMMQTNVPGVFAAGDAVTFPLAWRNNRKVNIPHWQMAHAQGTTSPAAAWGRVAAQNMLAQEAEISTVPYLWTAMFSKSLRYAGNNGPRTRAGPRCGRGTEKASTTSLSRGIWTS
- the AIFM3 gene encoding apoptosis-inducing factor 3 isoform X5, coding for MGGCFSKPKPVELKIEVVLPEKDRGKEELSAGGKGSPRAYQGNGTARHFHAEERLPAPHPYPGAQDCLEAAVCHIKDLENGQMREVELGWGKVLLVKDNGEFHALGHKCPHYGAPLVKGVLSRGRVRCPWHGACFNISTGDLEDFPGLDSLHKFQVKIEKEKVYVRASKQVRGELGAQAKERGEKGLWAQKTACSWALWWEGAYRVWLGSRVKGCVVGMRWHWSSRTWPAGMGTGSPAMTPASSCPQLAGHPQALQLQRRTKVMATCISPSAGHSSSTNVLIVGAGAAGLVCAETLRQEGFSDRIVLCTLDRHLPYDRPKLSKSLDAQLEQLALRPKEFFRAQGIEVLTEAQVVTVDVRNKKAVFKDGFKLEYSKLLLAPGSSPKTLSCKGKDVENVFTIRTPEDANRVVRLARGRNAVVVGAGFLGMEVAAYLTEKAHSVSVVELEETPFRRFLGERVGRALMKMFESNRVKFYMQTEVSELRAQEGKLKEVVLKSSKVLRADVCVVGIGAVPATGFLRQSGIGLDSRGFIPVNKMMQTNVPGVFAAGDAVTFPLAWRNNRKVNIPHWQMAHAQGTTSPAAAWGRVAAQNMLAQEAEISTVPYLWTAMFSKSLRYAGYGEGFDDVIIQGDLDELKFVAFYTKGDEVISVASMNYDPIVSKVAEVLASGRTIRKREAVCAAQQDWRHVLAHRERILSLHAADLGKHVGASGTEAKPGGQVPTSSSPGAPRAEPEPSQCLPSAAWLTSQEASAASRRCSAPKTSSATDGWQWRQDRPCLFFLYWDWSPVGPCNILDIILKLKLTHLQICVTSTVIGQTLMREKDDETGTTTDHRTLSVTPRKFGL